tgaaacaggctccgggctctgagctgtcagcacaggggcccgatgcggggctcgaactcacagactgcgagatcgtgacctgagccgaagtcggcactcaaccgactgagccacccaggtgcccccaattatGATTACTTTAAGAACAAATGTATTTGTGGGGTCGCCtaggtggttgagcgtccaacttcagctcaggtcatgatctcacaattcgtgagttcaagccctgcactgggctctgtgctcacaggtaagagcgtggagcctgctttgaattctatgtctccctctctctctgcaccccacccccactcatgctctggctgtctctctctcacaaaaattaaaaaatttaaaaaaaaaaaatttttagaaccATGTATTTTGGTTTTAGGACTTTAATACCTTGGACAGTATATCCTTATTGGAAATGGCTGACTTGGTGGAGACCTCTTGAGATGTTGTAGATGATGTGTAGCGACAAACAGAGCATGATCATTATCCTGAGTCACAAATGTTCCATCTCTTAGATATAGGTactagtaaaaaataaacatgaaatttggggggaaaataaatCAAGTCCAGCACATATGTGAAAGAAATCCAGACCCAGGGACGTCATTCTGAAAAATCTCAGAACAGCATTATGGGACTGTGATAAAGATCTCACAAACTTCCAAAAATAAGTCACATATAAAGGGTgaagaatcaggggcacctgggtggctcagtcggttaagcgtctgactcttggtttcagctcaggtcatgacctcaccgttcatgagatcatgtctcatgtcgggctccacactggcaatgTGGggactgcttggtattctctctctccctgtttctgtccctcccctgctcatgtgcactctccctctctaaaaataaataaattttaaaaggtaaaaaaatcgggggggcacctgggtggctcagtggttaagcatcagactttagctcaggtcatgatttcacggtttatgggtttgagccccaagttgggctctctgctgtcagctcagagcctggagcctgctttggattctgtgtctccctctctctctctgtccctcccctctcacactctgtcacatctctctctgtctcaaaaataaatattaaaaataaaataaatttaaaaaaaatttttttttaattttaaaggataaaGAATCAGAATAGCattaaattctcaaaaagaaCACTGGAAGCTAAGGGGGCAGCAGGGGGAAGCCTTTAAAATCCAACAGAAAACGATTTCCAAACTAGGTCTCTATACTTAGTCAAATTTTCAATTAAACATGAGAGTAGGGGGATAAAAAGACCTTTTCAGATATGCAAGGAATCAAAACTTTGACCTTCCTCGTATCTTTCTGAGGAAACTACAAGAATCAGTTCCCATAAAATGAGGGAGAAACAATAAAGAGGAAGCCACAGGATTCTAGGCAACAGGAGATCCAATgcaagagagagataaagggataATTATGTAGGAAGATCCTAGAATAATTTACCACCACAAGCCTAGAGAAGAAATAGTCCAAACCAGAGATCAGAAGGCTCTAGGAAAGATTTCTTCAAGATAAATAATGTGATAAAATACCTTATGTGTCTGAATATACTGGGAGGAGACTTAACAACTGGGAGAGTTAAGGTAGAAAActaggcaaagaaacaaaaatcagtacTTACTAATTAATTCTAGAAGGGGGAAATACAGGTGTATGTGAAAGGAAAAGTCATAATGTACTACATGGCTCAGTAATGAATACCACTAACACAGTCATAATAATGCAAACATTGAATATTATTCTAAACAAAATTATGATGGGAAAATGGCAGGACTATAAGAACACGTGTGTGTGAAAACAgcctggggtgggtgggatgCAATTTGGGTTGAAAAAGAAAGCTGAACCCTCACCCTGCACAGTGGGAAGTTAACAGATAATTTCTATAATTGAAAAGTCAAGAAGCAGCTCATAGAGCATGTTATTTAGAGGTATGGAGGTAATCaccaaataaatcagaaaaaataactTAAGATGGCTGGCAATAAGGAATGGGAAGTTTGAGTACTGTTGGGGGTGGGAAAAACTGCCCTTTTTTATTACCAGACTCATAACACATTTTGattctttaaatacatacatgtataactaaaaaaaaacccactgaaatAGAGAAAATGCCCACACACTCATATACAAAGTGttctatctcttctctctctcttaagtcTTAAAGGCAAGTGAGACTACGGCAGGCATACAAAACTtaaaacagcaggaaaaaaaacaaacaaaaaaaacacaccacagCAGGAAACCAGGATGTGAACAGGTGAATGGCAATAAACCATATTGAAGATATGGGCAAATGCTGCTTCTTAGGAATTAATAGATGTTATACAATTGACGGTCTATACTGGCACaatcaagaaaatgtaaatatgaacTAAGTGTTATAATAGTATTACAATTATGTACAACAAGATTTTTTTAGAGATACATATGGAAATATCTAGCAGTGAAGTGTCACAATTTCTATAATTTAACTGGTCTTCAAAAATTAGACAAATTGGtaaaatgttgataattattAAATCTAGGCAACAGATATATAGTATTTATCATAGTTTCTATTTGTCAGTATATCTGAAATTTTTCACAgtaaaaagtcaagaaaaatttACTCTGTAAAGACCTACGCATGAAGTGATGAGTTAGATTTCCTTCCATAACTATCTTTAAATGGGAAGAAGTTGAAGAGGAGAAAACGAGGAATAGTCCATGGTTATCTTACCATATCCTGCCATAGAAGCGCCATTCTCAACATCCACTGCATTCTTATTTTCCTCTGCTAGAGCTTTAACATATCTTTTGCTTAAATCTAGTATTTGTTCACGTAACTTGACACTGCTTTGATGTCTTGGTTGTTGAAAAGTATAGTGCAGTAACATCAATCCCCAAATGAGTCCGAATACAAGCAACAGTAAACTCAATTTCTGGGACATAGTTTTTCTTGAAATTGTAAAAATCATTTCTGATGAAGAAAACAGACTCAAATGAAGAGTGGTAACTGGACGTAAGCCACCAATCaagacttttgaaagaaaaaaaaaaatctcctcctCTAATACTGTGTATTCTTCATCTTCAGCAAGGTTGCCTCCAACTCTCAATTAACTCTgtaaaattgaaaagagaaaagttgatTAGTCTTAACCTATACCAGCAACAGAATAGACAATGATAGATTTAAGAGATTCTAAaagggcgcctaggtagctcagtcggtttaagtgtccaacttcagctcagatcatgatctcacagtttgtgggttggagccctgcatcaggctgacagctcagacagcctgcttcagattctgtgtctccctctctctctctgcccctcccccaacttgtacgcatgctctctcactccctctctctcaaaactaaacattaagaaaggaaaaagaaaatactcccttaaaaaaaaaaaagggagattctATAAATCATCATGATTTGAAACTACATCATTTCTCTGACAACTTTCTCCACCATTATGCAAGCTTTCAAGGCTTTTATCAGTTTCATTTACATTGctcttcaaaaatagaaataaatgtccATTAATTGAAATGTCACCATGGTCACAAAATTCTCTGAATGACTTGTCATTTGTAACTAAAACTATAGACATATAATAAGATTTACAGTAGCCTATTCAAATATAGATTACCCAACTGTATAAAAgctattcctcctcctcctcctcttccttaaaaaaaaaaaaaaaaaaaaaaaaggcagataccAAAGTGAAAGTTAGAAAATGTGGaaaggtaaggggcgcctgggcggctcagtgggttgagtatctgacttcagctcaggtcataatctcgcagtttgtgagttcgagctccgcatcaggctctgtgctgacagctaagagcctggagcctgcttcggattctgtgtcccactttctctgccccttccccactcatgctctgtctctctctgtctctcaaagatgaatagatgtttaaaaaaaaaaaaaagaattaaaaaaaaagaaaaagaaaatgaggaaaggtGAAACCCACAAGAATATGACAATATTTGGAAATGTCACTAGAAAATATTACTAATGGCAAGGAGATCATCCTGAGCATCTGACCTAAGATGAAAAATAAGTTACCATTTCTAAGTTTCTACTTCTAAATTAATGCCAGGCATAATGACAAGTGCTAAAACAGGTTCGAAAATTTACCTATGTTTCCAAATctgcaattttaaattttaagtgctGCAGGaatatacttttataatttaaagaaaaattgaaaggttatatatacttcaattttttttttttcaagagagaaaatcccaagcagactccacactatcagcgtggagctctacatggggctcaaactcacaaactaggaGAACGTgccctgacccaaaatcaagagttggacacttaaaggactgagccacccaagtgcccttgtacttcaattaaaaaaaaaaaaaaaaaggtgacaatCATGGAATGTAGAAAGACCTGGAGAGTAATAATGTGTATGAATCACCAAAGTGTCCAGCAAAAGAAAACTCTTCAATTATAGCTAATGGAATAAAATTCTTTACATAGAAATACATCTGGAGTCACAGCTTAATGAAAATAATCCTTAAGAACTTTTTTAACTTTCAGCAGTATGGGCAAATAAAACATACCTACTTTAATCCACTTAAATAGGGTCTACTCACATAGGTGAACTAATAAAATCTAGTTTGAGGGTAAGACTAGAATTCAGTAAAGGTAAACTCTGCAGAGCATTTAATTACTTTTGACAGATGTTTACTGAGCCAACACACATCTTAGGCACTATGGCTCTGCCCTAAAATCTTGCTTTCCAGCACAGGtgctttcaaaactttttttaaataataaaaataaagaatatcttTTAATCTTATGTAAAAAATCCAAATACAAAACTCTGTCTCTAGATGTGAGTGTGTTCAGATATGTGTAAAGAGGGGTCTTCTACCCTGGCAATCAACCTGTCCAGTTCAGAAAACTTCCACTGTTTCTTCCTCCTACCCTGCCACCCAGTCCCTGATATACGTCTAATAAATTCTGGGCCTCCAAAGTTTGCAGAACACCCATCTACTCTTGTTGAAATGTGCCCACCCTGCCAAACCTCACTACAAGCATCACTACACCACTCACTGGGCATACTAATTactataagaaagtaaaaaacgcattaaaaattagaaattgactccttttcaaattttcttctatttctgcctatttctttaGTTATcatacaaagaataaataaatctcttCAGATCTTACTGAAACATCACTATTAATATCAATACTGGATTACTAAACATTGCTTAGCAAAGTCAAGTAAATGTAACCCTATGTTTTTTCTACAGAAATTTCACATTTGAGATTAGAAAGTGGAAGTTCTGGATTCCCcagctaaattttaaaagaatattcttcACACGTCTATTAAATATATTACTCCTTAGAGATTTTGCTTCACTGGTTCGGATGTCTTTTTAAGTCTGATCTGTGTGCCACGTTATCGGACCTACCACCAGCAGAGGACCAAGCAGGTCCTTCTGAAGCAGTCACAATAGGGTTCTAAAAGATGGCATGGTAACGAAATCAGAAAAGTGACATCACTGGAGAATTAAGAGCATAGACTCCTAGGTATTTTGGCAAATGAAGGTTAAAATGACAGCCTGGAAAGTTTCAGGTCACTATACATCTCTAAGGCCAAAACGGAAGATACCCAAATCCAGAGGCAAAGAGGGTACTTCAGTTAAATAACAGCAACAGCCTTGCTACAATCACTTACTTTGTACCAGATTCTGCTTTAACTAAATTTTCACAACTCCTACACTAAGAATGTTTTCACTTAGCAGGTAAaaaaaactgaggcaaagagaagttaaataatttgtccaaggtcatacaactGGATAGAGATAAGATGGTAGAGATAAGATTCAAAGCTCAGGCTCTGAacctctgcccctcttttgcaGGAATGGCAATAAAATAGTAACAGCAGAAACTGCAGCCATGAACAACTACTGAGTTCTTATAAAGTATATACTTCACAAGGGCTATTTCATTCATTATCTGCAATAACCTCAAAAGAAAGTTGTTATTCTCCCATTAAAGATGAtcacattaggggcgcctgggtggctcggtcggttgagcgtccgacttcagctcaggtcatgatctcacggtccgtgggttcgagccccgcgtcgggctctgtgctgaccgctcggagcctggagcctgtgtcagattctgtgtctccctctctctctgcccctcccctgttcatactctgtctctctctgtctcaaaaataaataaataaaatttaaaaaaaaatgatcacattAAAGCTTAGAGAGGTGGTTAACCTGACTAAGATTTTTACACAGGCAACTCACCTTGCCTGAACTTTGGCAAGAGCTCCAAGTTCAGAATGTATACCTCTATTCAGGGTCTGTCCTTTCCTTTAAAAGAGGTCCTTAAACTCAGCCCTATTAGAACTCCTAAGTTTTACGGAACTCCAGTAAAATGACAAATCACAGGACTGTAAAAACATTAGGCAGAGAACAGGAGAttggcagaggaaggaggggttGAAAGTCAAACACAGGGAGTCTAATCTCTAAGAGATAAAGTCCTTCCGATTAGGTACAAGCTGAACAATGAAAGCTGCACACCACCACGAACTTTGACTAAAGGATGAGTGGCAATACCAACaccagacacagagagaaaacacattgaTGGTGGACAAGACAGAACATTAGCTAAGGAGAATATGCCCCCAAAGTAATAaatcccaaagaaaaa
This DNA window, taken from Neofelis nebulosa isolate mNeoNeb1 chromosome 4, mNeoNeb1.pri, whole genome shotgun sequence, encodes the following:
- the CCDC126 gene encoding coiled-coil domain-containing protein 126 translates to MIFTISRKTMSQKLSLLLLVFGLIWGLMLLHYTFQQPRHQSSVKLREQILDLSKRYVKALAEENKNAVDVENGASMAGYADLKRTIAVLLDDILQRLVKLENKVDYIVVNGSATNTTNGTSGNLVPVTTNKRINASGSIR